Proteins encoded by one window of Mucilaginibacter inviolabilis:
- a CDS encoding HlyD family secretion protein: MALSTYSTETIAETSIVYRSQISRRTQLIYVVTVLAILVTFAVLPFIKTPISVKGNGLLQSSIEKAELTIPVNGRLTRLKLTDNQKITRGDTILVIDASVQKQQGALADNRKRQIGQFLGDINELLAGVNNERTRTPNLQTGQYNASWQQFAQELQNSAIAKEQAASTFNRYNELYKNKVLTESEYEKYKFEYDQAKSAYLMILAKYKTQWQTEANGFRNELRQLNGQEAEINEQKRQYMLRAPISGSVQNITGVQNGAYVFANQKIGEISPDANLTAFCYIKPSDIGLIKKGQEVRFQVDAFNYNQWGLVTGKVVDISDDIIIVNQNQPVFKVKCTLDKNYLTLKNGYKGYLKKGMNFTARFNVTKRSLYQLLYDKVDDWVNPNIGS, from the coding sequence ATGGCATTATCTACCTATTCTACAGAAACAATTGCTGAAACCTCTATCGTTTACCGTTCACAGATCAGCAGGCGAACCCAGCTTATCTACGTGGTTACCGTATTAGCGATATTAGTAACTTTTGCAGTGCTTCCATTTATTAAAACCCCTATCAGTGTAAAGGGTAACGGGCTTTTACAATCATCTATCGAAAAAGCCGAATTAACCATCCCGGTTAACGGACGGCTCACCAGACTTAAACTTACCGACAATCAAAAAATTACACGGGGCGATACCATTTTAGTGATAGATGCCTCTGTTCAGAAACAACAAGGCGCTTTGGCCGATAATCGAAAACGACAAATAGGGCAGTTTTTAGGAGATATCAACGAATTGCTGGCTGGTGTCAATAACGAAAGAACACGTACCCCTAATTTGCAAACCGGACAATATAATGCCTCATGGCAGCAATTTGCACAGGAGCTGCAAAATTCGGCTATTGCCAAAGAACAGGCGGCAAGTACATTTAACCGCTATAACGAATTGTATAAAAACAAAGTACTCACCGAGTCTGAGTACGAAAAGTATAAGTTTGAGTATGACCAGGCCAAATCTGCCTATTTAATGATATTGGCCAAATATAAAACCCAATGGCAAACAGAAGCCAATGGGTTCAGGAATGAACTACGTCAGCTAAACGGGCAGGAAGCTGAGATAAACGAACAAAAAAGACAATACATGCTGAGGGCTCCTATAAGCGGCTCAGTTCAAAATATAACAGGCGTGCAAAATGGTGCATATGTGTTTGCGAACCAAAAGATCGGCGAAATATCTCCAGACGCCAACCTAACCGCCTTTTGCTATATCAAGCCATCGGATATCGGATTGATTAAAAAAGGGCAGGAGGTGCGTTTCCAGGTAGATGCCTTTAATTATAATCAATGGGGCCTGGTAACCGGTAAAGTAGTTGATATTTCTGATGATATTATTATCGTAAACCAAAACCAACCTGTATTTAAAGTAAAATGCACCCTTGATAAAAATTACCTCACCTTAAAAAACGGTTATAAAGGATATCTGAAAAAGGGAATGAATTTTACAGCCCGTTTTAACGTAACCAAACGGAGTTTATATCAATTATTGTACGATAAGGTGGATGACTGGGTAAATCCTAATATTGGCAGCTAA